One Pueribacillus theae genomic window, CGACTGTTCCAAATCCGAGCAATCCGACATTTACCTGTTGTTCCAAGTCTGTACACTCCCTTTGTTTTCCTGGAAAGAACAATTGTTTTTCCCAAACGGACTCAATAGGAACATTATAGTAAGCTTTTCGTTACGTGGCAAGAGGAAATTTATCGACAATTAATAAACGGGCGTAATGGCCTTTCCTTCTTTTAGAAAAGCATAAATATTGTTTGCCGCGAGTGTCGCCATCTTCATTCTTGTTTCGTAGGAAGCACTTCCAATATGCGGAAGGGCAACGACATTATCAAGCTTAACAAGCGGATGATCCGCGGACACGGGTTCCTTCTCAAAGACATCAAGCCCAGCACCTCTGATTTCTCCATTCGTTAACGCATGGTACAATGCTTCTTCATTGACCAATGCTCCTCTTGAGGCGTTAATGAAGATGGCTGATTGCTTCATCTTTTGAAATGCATTTTCATTGAAGATTCCTTTCGTTTCTTCTGTGAGCGGCGCTAAACAAACGAGAAAGTCGGAAAGCTCAAGCAACCCATTGAACGAGCAATAGGTAGCGCCAAGTTCTTTCTCAACTTCGGGCTTCCTGCTTCTGTTATGGTATAAAACGGTCATATCGAAGCCGCGCGCACGTTTTGCCACCGCTTCCCCGATCCGCCCCATTCCAAAAATGCCGATTGTTTTATGGTGTACATCGGTTCCCGCCAACTGAAATGGACTCCATGTTGTCCATTGGTTCTGTTTTATATAGGTGGCAGCCTCTGGCAGCTTCCTTGCCGTTGCCATCAACAAGGCAAACGTTAAGTCTGCTGTCGTATCTGTTAATACGTCTGGTGTATTTGTAATGACGACATCTTTCTCATGAGCGAGCTTAACATTAATGTTGTCATATCCTACGGCCATATTTGCAACGATTTTTAAATTGTTCATTTGGTTGAACAACTCTTCGTCCACTTGTTCCGTTAACATGGTTAGGAGTGCGGTTGCTTCTTTTGCCTCAGAAAGCAACACATCCCTCGGTACAGGAATGTCAGGTTTATCCCACATTTTTATCGTTGCGACATCTTTTAAACTTTCAATTGCTTCCTCCGGAAGCAGCCTCGTTATGTAAACAAGCGGTTTCAATGTAACGCCTCCTTAATGATGAGCTCCCTTTATTTTCGCATATCCACCTATGCACCGTAAAGAAAACTTGCCCATTCTTGCACGAACCTTTTGACTTCTTCATAATAGAATTAACTGTTCCATATAATTTAAGAAAAACACGATCATTTCTGTCTTGGAGGCAAGAGGTGGGATTTGTTTAAATTGGCGAACCAATTTATCCTTTCTTAGGAGGCCGGAAGACAGATTGGTCTAAATTTGCGGTACAGCAAATTTATACTTTTTTATATTCTAACTGTTTTTTTGGACGAAGGAGGGGAAACAATGCAAAATGATCCAGTTGCAGTTGCTGCACATAGATGGCTGCTAGAACGCGGCGTTACGATAGAAGACATTACTGAACTTGTTTTCTATTTGCAAAAGCAATACCACCCTGATTTAACATTAGATTTGTGTAGGGAAAATGTCGAACGTGTCCTTTCGAAACGTGAAGTTCAAAATGCCATTATTACAGGTATTGAACTTGACAGGCTTGCGGAAAAAGAGATGCTGAGCGAACCGCTCCTCGATTTAATCAAACGCGATGAAGGTTTATATGGAGTTGACGAAATTGTTGCTTTCTCGATTGTAAATGTGTATGGATCGATTGGATTTACGAATTATGGTTATATCGACAAGCAAAAACCTGGCATTTTAAAAAAATTAAACGATAAAAGCAGTGGCAAAGTCCATACATTTCTAGACGACATTGTCGGCGCGATTGCAGCCGCCGCATCAAGCCGGCTTGCACACCGGATGAAAAATGTCGAACCTTAATTGCTAAGCGGCATGGAACAGATTCGTTCATGCCGCGTTTTCTTTTTCTAAATCCCTCTTTTTTACACTGCTCATATAACAAACTCTTCCAATGAATCACATACATAAGTAGGCTGCTTCTTAACAACTAGCAGCTGCTCCTTCGTCGTTACCCCAGTATGGACGAGCAACGTATCGAGTCCAGAATTTATCCCTGCAAGGATATCGGTATCATAATTGTCTCCAATCATTATTGCATCTTCTTTCCCGACGCCGAGCCGTTTTAACGCTTGACCGATGATGATTGGTTCCGGCTTCCCAATGAAAATCGGGGTAACTCCCGTCGAAGTTGAAACAACAGATGTAATTGCGCCGTTTCCTGGGACGAGCCCGCGCTCGGTAGGGATTGCTTTATCCGCATTTGTAGAAATCAGCTCGGCCCCATTTCTTACGGCCAGGCATGCCTTCGCCAGTTTTTCGTACGTAATGGCGCGATCAATTCCGATGATGACGTAATCAACATTTTCATCGCTCAAAGCAAACCCTTTCTTTTCAAGCGCGTTTTTCAGGC contains:
- a CDS encoding 2-hydroxyacid dehydrogenase — protein: MKPLVYITRLLPEEAIESLKDVATIKMWDKPDIPVPRDVLLSEAKEATALLTMLTEQVDEELFNQMNNLKIVANMAVGYDNINVKLAHEKDVVITNTPDVLTDTTADLTFALLMATARKLPEAATYIKQNQWTTWSPFQLAGTDVHHKTIGIFGMGRIGEAVAKRARGFDMTVLYHNRSRKPEVEKELGATYCSFNGLLELSDFLVCLAPLTEETKGIFNENAFQKMKQSAIFINASRGALVNEEALYHALTNGEIRGAGLDVFEKEPVSADHPLVKLDNVVALPHIGSASYETRMKMATLAANNIYAFLKEGKAITPVY
- a CDS encoding phosphatidylglycerophosphatase A family protein, which gives rise to MQNDPVAVAAHRWLLERGVTIEDITELVFYLQKQYHPDLTLDLCRENVERVLSKREVQNAIITGIELDRLAEKEMLSEPLLDLIKRDEGLYGVDEIVAFSIVNVYGSIGFTNYGYIDKQKPGILKKLNDKSSGKVHTFLDDIVGAIAAAASSRLAHRMKNVEP
- a CDS encoding TIGR01457 family HAD-type hydrolase encodes the protein MIVKNYKGFLIDLDGTIYRGKERIDSAVEFVHKLAEKGLPYLFVTNNSSKTPEQVANTLEGFGVSATSEQIITSSLATADYIYEQKQEANVFMIGEEGLKNALEKKGFALSDENVDYVIIGIDRAITYEKLAKACLAVRNGAELISTNADKAIPTERGLVPGNGAITSVVSTSTGVTPIFIGKPEPIIIGQALKRLGVGKEDAIMIGDNYDTDILAGINSGLDTLLVHTGVTTKEQLLVVKKQPTYVCDSLEEFVI